In Burkholderiales bacterium, the genomic stretch GTTCCGATTTCGTCGAGATGTTCGTCGGCGTCGGCGCTGCGCGCGTGCGCGATATGTTCGAGCAGGCCAAAAAACACGCGCCGTGCATCATCTTCATCGACGAGATCGACGCGGTCGGCCGTCAACGCGGCGCCGGCCTCGGCGGCGGCAACGACGAGCGCGAGCAGACGCTGAACCAGTTGCTCGTGGAAATGGATGGCTTCGAAGGCACGTCCGGGGTGATCGTGATCGCCGCCACCAACAGGCCGGACGTGCTCGATCCCGCCTTGCTGCGCCCGGGGCGTTTCGATCGCCAGGTTGTCGTTCCCTTGCCCGATATCCGCGGCCGCGAACAGATCATCATGGTGCATATGCGCAAAGTGCCGGCCGCGCCGGACGTGCGCCCCGATATTCTCTCGCGCGGCACACCGGGTTTTTCCGGCGCCGATCTGGCCAATCTGGTCAACGAAGCGGCGCTGTTCGCCGCACGCACGAACAAGCGCCTGGTCGATATGGACGATTTCGAACGCGCCAAGGACAAGATCATCATGGGTGCCGAACGGCGTTCGATGGTGATGCCGGAGGAAGAGCGCCGCAATACCGCGTATCACGAATCCGGTCATGCCGTGGTTGCCCGATTGCTGCCGAAAACCGATCCGGTGCACAAGGTTACGATCATCCCGCGCGGCCGTGCGCTCGGTGTGACCATGCAGTTGCCGGTCGAAGATCGCTACAGCATGGATCGTGAACACATTCTGCAGAACATTTCCGTGCTGTTCGGCGGCCGTATCGCCGAGGAAGTGTTCATGAAGCAGATGACGACCGGCGCTTCCAACGACTTTGAGCGGGCGACCGAAATGGCGCGCCGCATGGTTACGCAATGGGGCATGTCGGATGCCCTTGGGCCCATGGTCTACGGTGAAAATGAGGGCGAGATTTTTCTCGGCCGCTCGGTGACGACGCACAAAAACGTGTCGGAGGCGACCATGCAGAAAGTCGACGCCGAAATCCGCCGCATCATCGACGAACAGTACAAGCTCGCGCGCCGCCTGATCGAGCAAAGCCGCGACAAGATCGACATCATGGCCAAGGCGCTGCTCGAATGGGAAACCATAGACGCCGACCAGATCAACGACATCATGGAAGGCAGGGCGCCGCGCCCGCCGAAACCAACCCAGCCGATCACGCCGCCGCCCCCTTCAGGCGGACAGACAGTGGGTGCGACTGCGACGG encodes the following:
- a CDS encoding ATP-dependent metallopeptidase FtsH/Yme1/Tma family protein codes for the protein MNNMIKTVAIWLVIALVLMTVFNQFSTRQTAQNPVEYSQFIEEVKQGRVAKVTIEGRVLKGVKSDGKRFTTYSPSDPWLVSDLLKNGVIIEAKPEEEPSLLMNIFVSWFPMLLLIGVWIFFMRQMQGGGRGGAFSFGKSRARMLDDTSNQVTFADVAGCEEAKEEVAELVEFLRDPGKFQKLGGRIPRGVLMVGSPGTGKTLLARAIAGEAKVPFFSISGSDFVEMFVGVGAARVRDMFEQAKKHAPCIIFIDEIDAVGRQRGAGLGGGNDEREQTLNQLLVEMDGFEGTSGVIVIAATNRPDVLDPALLRPGRFDRQVVVPLPDIRGREQIIMVHMRKVPAAPDVRPDILSRGTPGFSGADLANLVNEAALFAARTNKRLVDMDDFERAKDKIIMGAERRSMVMPEEERRNTAYHESGHAVVARLLPKTDPVHKVTIIPRGRALGVTMQLPVEDRYSMDREHILQNISVLFGGRIAEEVFMKQMTTGASNDFERATEMARRMVTQWGMSDALGPMVYGENEGEIFLGRSVTTHKNVSEATMQKVDAEIRRIIDEQYKLARRLIEQSRDKIDIMAKALLEWETIDADQINDIMEGRAPRPPKPTQPITPPPPSGGQTVGATATARPAQGV